In Terriglobales bacterium, the genomic window GTAATTGCCCAGGTGAGGGCGGTAGGAGGCGTCGCTAATCCGGTCCGGAAAAAACGTAAGCTGGGTGCGGGCTCCGCCCGGCGTATTAACCCGGTGGAGCTGCACGGTGTCGGCGAAGCGTGTGCCAATCAGGATTTCGCGCCTTTGTGGGTGCCAGCCAAAAAGGGTGGCGGTGCGGAACTCGGTGTAGCGATTCGCGCGCTCGGCGAGCGCGGATGGCACTGCAGGAATATTCTGAATAATCAGGTTCTCGTTCGGCGCGATCGCCGGCGCCATGCCCGCCTGTTGCGCCGAAGCAACGCAGGCAAACAGCACTAATCCTAGAAAACATGACAGAAATCTTTTCAATGCGCCCTCCAGAAGGGAAAAGAGGGAAAAAGGTAGCCTGTAAGCGGGAAATGCCGCAAGCCTGTTCTGCGAAATTTTCAGGGGAAAAAATACACGAGGGATACGGGGGTATGAATAAGGATTGCGTACCCGCTCCCTCGTTTATGAAACCTACTCTTCTTCAGGGCCCGTCCAACCGAACCGGGGCAATCAACTCTCAGCCGGTAAACCTATCCGTGTTGCTCTCAACTAATAGACGCATCTCACACAGAAAATGTTTCATGACTTTTGTTCGGGTTTTATTCCATTTCGCAGGCGACATAACTTAGCTTGCCCCGGTGCTCGATCTGCAGGACCAGCGGATCCCCCGGTTTCACTTTTTCCAGCGCGCTGCGAAGCTCGGCGACGCTCGCCACCCCCGTCTGATTCACGGCATGAATAATGTCTCCCGCCACCAGCCCGGTATCCACTTCCAGGGGATCGCGAACACGCGCAGCTACTACCACGCCTGTCTTCGCACGAGGATCGTCTAGCAGGTTGGCGACCGCAGGATCCAAATTTGAGCCGATAATGCCCAGCTTGGAAATCAGATTCTTTCCCGGATCGGCCACATCTGCCAAACGGTCTGCATCGTCGTGCACTTGCTTGACTGGAATGTTCAGATCGATCTTCTGACTGCCCCGCAACACTTCGAGGCGGAGATTGTCGCCCGGCGCGTGCATGTAGAGCGCAGATTGGAACGTGGGCAGGCCGCCTACTGGAGCGCCATCGAGTTTGAGAATGATGTCGCGAATCTTCAAACCCGAAGCTTCCGCCGACGAGCCGGGAAACACGTCGGAGACAATCACTCCTTGATCCCGCGGCAGTCCCAGCCCCGCAGCCAGCACGGGTGTGATGGTCTGTGCGATCGCGCCAATCTCCCCATGATGTACGTGTCCGCGCTCGCGAAGTTCGCGGTACACGAAGTTGACAACGCTGGCCGGAACCGCGAATCCCAGACCTTCGCTTCCGCCGCTTTCCGTCAGGATGAAGGTATTGATTCCGACCAGATATCCATCGGCGTCAATGAGTGGCCCTCCACTGTTGCCCCGATTGATAGGGGCATCGGTTTGGATGTACGCCATGGGACTGTCGGGATCAGGCTGGCGCGAGGCTGCGCTCACGATTCCCAGGGTCATCGTGTTTTCCAGGCCCTGCGGGCTGCCCAGCGCCACCACGATTTCTCCCTGATGCACGTTGCGATAGTTGTTCAGGTCCAGCGATGCCAGACCCTTGGCATCCACTTTCAGAAGAGCCAAGTCGGTCTGCTGGTGAACGCCGACCACGGTTGCCGTGGTGGGGCGCAGGACTTGCGTCGTGTCCTGGTTACTCGTACCTGACGGCACATTCGGAAAGATCACACGAATCCGCTCGGCTCCTTCGATCACGTGCGCGTTGGTGATGATGTAGCCATTGGGGTCGACAATCACTCCCGAACCGATGGTGTGCTGGCGCCGGATCAGAGCCGTATCGGCTCGATCATGATCCTCGGCAGGACCATATCCGGTCACCATGACCTGCACCACCGCAGGCGAAATCTTGTCTGCCAGCTGCTGCAGGGACTCGCTGAATTGGTGCAGCAGACCAGCGGAGCGCGCAGCCGCGGGAGTCGTGGGAATATCCGGTACCGCCGCCTCCGCCAGCTGCGAATGGGTCTCAGCCGGTGTCTGCCTGTCCTGTGCGTGGACCGGGAGCACGCCCCCGCATGCAAGCGCACACCATGCCGTCACTTTCAGCCATTGTCTTGCGGAATTCATTGGCTACTCCTTGAATTTGCCATTAAGCGCCTGGAAACCTTGCCACACCTGGAAAGCCGAAAGTGTCAGGCCGAGTACGATGAGCATGACAAGTAATCCCCAAAACATCGCCTCAACTCCTTTAGGGTTACCGGTACGTGAAACATTTGCTTCCCGGCTGGAAGACTATCTCCGGGACGTTGGCATTAACCAGGAAAACCGCGGCAGAGCAAGTTGCATTTGAAAGTGCCGCCTACTATATAGAACGGCGTGACGCCACCTTTGGCGTAAAGACTTGGTAAAGTCAAACACTTCTGCAGCTCTTGCTCAGGACGAGAGCGCCTCTAACGTTGAAGCTCTAAGCTCTGACTTCTAATTTCTTCTAGTAGCCTGGCTCAGAGGGCGCGAACTTATATCCCAGGCCCTGTACCGTCAAGATCAATTGGGGTTGCTTGGGATCATCTTCCAATTTCTGGCGGAGGCTCGCCACGTGGACATCCACGGTGCGCGTAAATGTGTCGACGCTGTAACCCCAAACCTCTTTCAAGATTTCCGCACGCGACAGGGTAGTGCCGCGGTGTTCGAGGAAGTAGCGCAGCAGCTGAAATTCGCGGGCGGAAAGCGCCACGACTTTTCCATCGCGTGTGACTTCTGTTCCTCGCAGATCGACGCGAATCGAGCCGACCTGGTGCACTGCGGCATGAGCCAGAGGGCGGCTGGGAGCACGCCGTAGGAGCGCCTCGATTCGGGCCATCACCTCCAGCATGTCGAAGGGTTTGGTCACGTAGTCATCGGCGCCAATTTTCAGACCTACCACTTTGTCCAACGTCTGACTGCGCGCGGTCAGCATCAGGATGGGCGTGATCAGCCCGGCCTTGCGGATGTCACGGCAAATGTCGAAGCCGTTCTTGCGCGGCAGCATGACATCCAGGATGATCAGATCGAAGGGTGTCCGGGTGGCGCGGTCGTATCCTGCTTCCCCGTCACGGGCGCAATCGACAACGTATCCCTCTCGCTTCAGCCGATCGCTGAGGGTCATGCAGAGAGCTTCTTCGTCTTCAACCAGAAGAATTCTTTCGCGCATTCCGGAATTATGACAGCTTAGGATGGGGTGCGACTCCGAGTTCCGTCCTGGCGTCGGCCAGCACTTCTTTAGGAAGCGGGAGATGAAGGGTGAACGAACTTCCTGCTCCAGGCGAGCTACGAACACTCAGCTGGCCTCCCATGGCCTCAGCGATGCTCTTGGCCAGTGGCAGCCCCAGGCCGGTGCCATGAATCTGGGCTGCGGCGACTGATGGGCTGCGGTAAAAAGGCTCGAAAATGTGCGGCAAATCTGAGGTCGCGATACCCACGCCCTTGTCCTGCACCGTGATCTGAATCTCAGCGGATCTACCGTCATCCTCGCTGGCCCGGGCGCGGATTCCAATCCATCGCTGGTCGCCGCCGTATTTCACCGCGTTGGTAATCAAATTTTGCAGGCATCGGGACAATGCGGGCAAGTCGCCCATCACCGCAGGAAGATTCGCCGGAATATCTTTTTCGACGGTGAATTGTGCGGCATGGATAAGCTCGGCTGTATGGTTGATTGCCAAATCCACGATCTCGGAAACTTGCAGGGGTCGCAAGGTAAACCGTGGCCGCTCCTCGCGCGCAGCTGCGAATAGGAGGATCTGCTCCACCAGATCAGTCAGCTGTCGAGCCTGCTTTTTGATAACCGAACCGTACTGCGTAAGCTGAGGTTTACTCTCTACCACGCCATCGGCCAGATTGTCGGCAGCCGAGCTGATCACAGCGAGGGGGGTACGCAACTCATGAGAAACGGCAGCCACAAAGTCCATCTGCAACTTCGCCAGTCTCTGCGCCCGCAAACTGGTAATGATCACCATGGCCATACTGGCTGCGAGCAGCAATAACACACCAAAGCTGATAGTCAGATTCCTGCGCCGGGTGGCCGCGACGACCGCTTCCAGTGAGCCTTTGCGATGCTTCGCCAGCAATTGCCAATCACGGTCGTTCGCGCTGTAGCGAATTGGTTCCACTCGCACCGGCGCCGGAGGGCCGCGCCAGTCGTGCATCCGGAGTCCTCCCAGGCCGCTGTCGGCATGCAAGCCTGTCGTTGTCTTGGCGGCGCTATCCTGCGGAGGACCGTGCGGCGGACCAAACACGTTGATGAACGCCTCTGTGCTGCGTGGATCCTGGGTACCGAAGCCGCGATCGGAGGTGTAAATCACGCGCGGCTCCGCCGCGCCACCGACCAGAGCTACTTCATATGTCAGACCCTCAGGTCCTCCAAAATATCTTTCCGCCAGCTCGGGCATGACATGTGACTGCAGAACATTGGAATCCAGTTCAATCAAAAACCAGTCCACCGTCGGTTGGGCATGCTCAGCCGAGGAATTCCGTTGAATATTGGCGTGAACCAGAAGCGGGATATTCTGATCGATCCGCCAGGGGAATACCGGACCACTAGCCGAGCGTTGATTGTCGCGCCCGCGTTCGAGAGCGGGGGGAGGTTCGTTGAGCCCGCGCGGACGCTGCTTCAGTCCCAGCCTGGCCAGGGCTGCTACGATCATGTCCAAGGATGTGGCTTGCAGCCGGTCGTGCACAGCCTGAAAATTGGCGGGCCACTCCGCCGCCTCGAACTCCCCTTCGCTCCCGTTCAAGCGCAGCAGGCGGGGAGATTTCCCTGCGCCTGTTTCCCAGATGAACACATTACTTACCAGGTCAGGATGAGCAGCGGTTCTCGCCCACTCCTGGTAGCGCTGGACATACTTCTTGTGATCCTTATCGGCAGGCGCCTCTGGATCGCTCTGAAACACCAGGCAGATGCTCGCGAGCTCGCGATAGAGGTCCTGGCGCACGCCCATCATTGAGGTCTGGAGGCTCGCCTCCATCCGCGTGCTGGTGGCGTCGCTGACCTCGCGGCTCCAGCGATACTGCAGGACGCCAAGAGTAATCAACACTCCTGCCAGGCCCAGCACCACGGCCAGCGATAGCAGTCTTTCCTTAGCGGAGGATTTCATGAGTGCTTACTAGATGATGCGCTCTAAGTTGTTTTGCTGCAATCTTCGCGTCCTGGTTCGAAGCGCAAGACTGCGCACGTGACAATTATTTTGCAATCCCTTTACAGCCAGCAGTAACTCTTTTCCGGATGATCCGTCTAGTATGTAGGACGAAAGGATTCGTATGACCCAAGAATTTGCCCAGTTTCTCGCCATCTTGCTGTCCGATCCTGATGCAACCGCCCGGGCAAAAACTGCCGGAAAGCGCCAGGCCACAAGTCCCTCGGAACGGCCCACGGTGTCGAGCTGCTTCTTCAAAGGTCCGCTTCGCGAAGAATAGGCGCGGCGTGCGCCACCTGGATTCGCCAGCAGACTCCTCGCAAAATTCAGCCGTTGGAGCTGCAAAACCGCCTTGTTCGGGATTTCAAAATTCTGTTCGGCCAAAAATATTCGGCGGGGAGAGTTGGAGGAGAAAGCAGGCTCGTCCCCGCCGATGGGGCGTAGTTTCGAAGTGTCGCTATAACGTGAGTATTGAAGCACGGCCTGACTGCAAGCGGTGTAAAGTCTGCGTAAACTGCTGACGCCTGCCCATATCATTTTTCGATCAAACCGGCAGTTTCTGCGCCAGGCGTGGATCGCGAGCCTGGGGATCCCGGCGCTTCTTGACGGATGCAGCGGTCCAATTGCGGGCGGTCGGCATGCGGCCGTTCTCAGCCTCAGATTTTTCGCGCTCGTAGATAGCGTGTGCTCGCGTGTCGCTCCGAAATTGCAGCCAGAAGGCGATTAGCAGTATCCAACCGCTGAGCACCAACCCTGCAGCCAACAGATGCAGCAAAATGTCGTAATCCATAACTCCTCGGCGCACGAACCAGGGACTGGAAAATCTCGCTTGACGATACCTGTTATCAAATAACATCGGCGCCGGGCGCGGGGTAAAATCTCTGTAAAGCCGCGATTTAAGCTCAGTTTGAACCGGTGTGAGCCGGCAGGGACAAACTGGACGCGATTCCCGCATTTTTTACAAATGATTAACAGCAGGGCGAGAACGTTCACGTCAATACTTGTGTTCCTATTGCCGGAGAGACTCGACAATGAAAAAAACAATCAGTGTTCTGCTGTTTACATGCCTTCTAACCGCATCTCTGCTATTCGCCCAGAATCCAACGCCACCCGATCCCGCAACACGAGTGCAGCATCATGTGAGTTTCCTTACCACCGCTCTGTCGCTGACGCCCGCACAGCAGAGTCAGGCCACCACGATTTTCACTAGTGATGCGAATAACCAGTCGGCCCTGCACGACAGCCTGAAGACCGCGCACCAGAATCTCGATACTGCCATTAAGAACAATGACAGCGCGGGAATCGAGCAGGCTTCCACCACAATTGGCAACCTGACGGCCCAGCTTACTTCGGCTCACGCCAAGGCGCAGGCGGCGTTCTATCAGGTCCTCAATACGGATCAACAGACGAAGCTCAGTCAAATGCACAGCCAGCATCATTTCGGTTTTGGCGGTCCGCCCCACTTTGGCGGAGGCCCGGGCCCGGCCAGCAATCCGCAGGTCCAAAACTAAGCATGGGGACTGCAGGCCGGAATAGCATTCCGGCCGTACCCCTTTTTCGCCTCTAACGCTTCGAAAGATCCGAGGAGATTCCCAAGATGAAGTCATTACGGTTCACAGGCCTGATCGCAGCGCTGACCATCTCGATCGTGGCAGTTGCTCAATATGGCGGAACGGGCCAGGGTGG contains:
- a CDS encoding Spy/CpxP family protein refolding chaperone; its protein translation is MKKTISVLLFTCLLTASLLFAQNPTPPDPATRVQHHVSFLTTALSLTPAQQSQATTIFTSDANNQSALHDSLKTAHQNLDTAIKNNDSAGIEQASTTIGNLTAQLTSAHAKAQAAFYQVLNTDQQTKLSQMHSQHHFGFGGPPHFGGGPGPASNPQVQN
- a CDS encoding HAMP domain-containing sensor histidine kinase, which gives rise to MKSSAKERLLSLAVVLGLAGVLITLGVLQYRWSREVSDATSTRMEASLQTSMMGVRQDLYRELASICLVFQSDPEAPADKDHKKYVQRYQEWARTAAHPDLVSNVFIWETGAGKSPRLLRLNGSEGEFEAAEWPANFQAVHDRLQATSLDMIVAALARLGLKQRPRGLNEPPPALERGRDNQRSASGPVFPWRIDQNIPLLVHANIQRNSSAEHAQPTVDWFLIELDSNVLQSHVMPELAERYFGGPEGLTYEVALVGGAAEPRVIYTSDRGFGTQDPRSTEAFINVFGPPHGPPQDSAAKTTTGLHADSGLGGLRMHDWRGPPAPVRVEPIRYSANDRDWQLLAKHRKGSLEAVVAATRRRNLTISFGVLLLLAASMAMVIITSLRAQRLAKLQMDFVAAVSHELRTPLAVISSAADNLADGVVESKPQLTQYGSVIKKQARQLTDLVEQILLFAAAREERPRFTLRPLQVSEIVDLAINHTAELIHAAQFTVEKDIPANLPAVMGDLPALSRCLQNLITNAVKYGGDQRWIGIRARASEDDGRSAEIQITVQDKGVGIATSDLPHIFEPFYRSPSVAAAQIHGTGLGLPLAKSIAEAMGGQLSVRSSPGAGSSFTLHLPLPKEVLADARTELGVAPHPKLS
- a CDS encoding response regulator transcription factor; translated protein: MRERILLVEDEEALCMTLSDRLKREGYVVDCARDGEAGYDRATRTPFDLIILDVMLPRKNGFDICRDIRKAGLITPILMLTARSQTLDKVVGLKIGADDYVTKPFDMLEVMARIEALLRRAPSRPLAHAAVHQVGSIRVDLRGTEVTRDGKVVALSAREFQLLRYFLEHRGTTLSRAEILKEVWGYSVDTFTRTVDVHVASLRQKLEDDPKQPQLILTVQGLGYKFAPSEPGY
- a CDS encoding trypsin-like peptidase domain-containing protein codes for the protein MNSARQWLKVTAWCALACGGVLPVHAQDRQTPAETHSQLAEAAVPDIPTTPAAARSAGLLHQFSESLQQLADKISPAVVQVMVTGYGPAEDHDRADTALIRRQHTIGSGVIVDPNGYIITNAHVIEGAERIRVIFPNVPSGTSNQDTTQVLRPTTATVVGVHQQTDLALLKVDAKGLASLDLNNYRNVHQGEIVVALGSPQGLENTMTLGIVSAASRQPDPDSPMAYIQTDAPINRGNSGGPLIDADGYLVGINTFILTESGGSEGLGFAVPASVVNFVYRELRERGHVHHGEIGAIAQTITPVLAAGLGLPRDQGVIVSDVFPGSSAEASGLKIRDIILKLDGAPVGGLPTFQSALYMHAPGDNLRLEVLRGSQKIDLNIPVKQVHDDADRLADVADPGKNLISKLGIIGSNLDPAVANLLDDPRAKTGVVVAARVRDPLEVDTGLVAGDIIHAVNQTGVASVAELRSALEKVKPGDPLVLQIEHRGKLSYVACEME